A window of the Candidatus Edwardsbacteria bacterium genome harbors these coding sequences:
- the fba gene encoding class II fructose-1,6-bisphosphate aldolase: MPLVGTREMFKKAYDGGYAVGAFNVNNMELLQAIVDAGTEERSPLILQVSAGARKYARQEYLIHLVKAAMETTDIPVALHLDHGDSFELCQACVDGGFSSVMIDASHFPFEENVALTKKVVDYAHAKGVPVEAELGKLTSTSDEPGAREAVYTDPDEVVEFVKKTGCDSLAISIGTSHGAYKFKGEATLDFPRLEKIQGLLPGYPIVLHGASSVPADLVDICNKYGGKLPGTRGVPEEFLARAAKMAVCKINVDTDLRIAMTGAIRKVFAENPSEFDPRKYLGPAREAVKQVVKGKVKLFGCAGKA, encoded by the coding sequence ATGCCTTTAGTCGGAACTCGCGAAATGTTCAAAAAGGCCTATGATGGTGGGTACGCCGTCGGGGCCTTCAACGTCAATAACATGGAACTGCTACAGGCCATAGTGGACGCCGGCACCGAGGAGCGTTCTCCCCTGATCCTGCAGGTATCGGCCGGGGCCCGCAAATACGCCCGTCAGGAATACCTGATCCACCTGGTCAAGGCCGCCATGGAGACCACCGACATCCCGGTGGCGTTGCACCTGGATCACGGCGACAGCTTCGAGCTGTGCCAGGCCTGCGTGGACGGCGGCTTTTCATCGGTGATGATAGACGCCTCGCATTTCCCCTTCGAGGAGAACGTGGCCCTCACCAAAAAAGTGGTGGACTACGCCCACGCCAAGGGAGTGCCGGTGGAAGCCGAGCTTGGCAAACTGACCTCCACCTCCGACGAGCCCGGGGCCCGTGAGGCTGTTTACACCGACCCGGACGAGGTGGTCGAATTCGTCAAAAAGACCGGATGCGATTCGCTGGCCATCTCCATAGGCACCTCGCACGGGGCCTATAAATTCAAGGGCGAGGCCACCCTGGACTTCCCGCGACTGGAGAAGATCCAGGGCCTGCTTCCGGGGTACCCCATAGTCCTGCACGGGGCCTCGTCGGTTCCGGCCGATCTGGTGGATATCTGCAACAAGTACGGCGGCAAACTGCCGGGCACCCGCGGGGTGCCGGAGGAATTTCTGGCCCGGGCCGCCAAGATGGCGGTCTGCAAGATCAACGTAGACACCGACCTGCGAATCGCCATGACCGGGGCCATCCGCAAGGTCTTTGCCGAGAACCCTTCCGAGTTCGATCCCCGCAAGTACCTGGGCCCGGCCCGGGAGGCGGTCAAGCAGGTGGTCAAGGGCAAGGTCAAACTGTTCGGCTGCGCCGGCAAGGCGTAA